The sequence TTGGTCAGCCAGCTGAGCACCTCGCAGAGCCTTGCCCTTATCGCTGTCTTCACGATCGTCCTAACGATAATCGGTGTCTACCTTTCAAAGGTCAAGGTTTATGATGAGCGGCAAGAAGAACTGGCATCTCAGAACAATGCGGTCTTCGCTTTCCTTGTCGATGTTTCTTACAAAAGGCGGGTCTTTGAGGTATTCCTCGATGCGATCTTGATCACACTCTCATATTACGCGGCCTACGTGTTGATATTCGGGAGTTTTGAGACAAGCGGAAACTGGGACCTTTTTATTCAATCGCTACCGCTGCTTGTCGTATTGAAGCTATTTGCGTTTCTCGCTTTTGGCGTTTACCGCGGCCTTTGGCGATATACGAGCATCTCGGATCTATTTACATTCGCAAAGGGTGTCATTGCGGGGTCTGCTTTTAGTGTCCTTGCCGTACTCCTGCTCTATCGGTTCGAGGGGTACTCACGAGCGGTCTTCGTGTTAGACGCGATCGTTCTTCTATCTGCGGTTGTTGGAAGTCGGTTAGCGTTCCGCCTTATTCGCGAGGTGTTGCCCGTACCCCATTCGAACGAAGGCCGTCGAGCGCTGATTTACGGAGCAGGCGACGGCGGCGAGATGGTCTTGCGCGAACTCAGGAACAACGCAGAATTGGGTTACATACCGGTCGGGTTCATCGATGATGATGATCGAAAACATGGCAAGGTAATCAGTTCACTAAAGGTCTTTAATGCAGATGAATCTCTCACCGAAATCTGCGAGAACCTTAATGTTGAGGAAATCGTGATTTCGTTCCGTGACCCTGATGCCGAAAGGCTTATGGCTATTCGCGAGTTTTGCCGCGACAACAACATAGCCTTAAAACGTGCGCATCTGCGAATTGACCCGGTGGAGTTTGAATAGCCTTATGCACTCATTACCACTGGATTCGCTTTTCAAGAAGCTCGCCGCCGCCGCGGGGGTGTTTGCGATCTCGGTCTTCCTTCTCCTTGGGCTCAATTGGGGCGTTAGTAATTCGGCTGCGACACGAGCCGAAAGCCGCGAACTGGCCGATGCGCTGGTCGGCTGGTCTTCACTTGACCCGCAAACCCATTTTGCGTCTGCCGTGTTCGCGGCTCGAGATCTGAGCGAAGAGGCAAAAAAGGCATCGCTCGCAGGATTTGAGAACGCGGTCGCGCTTGCTCCGAGGAACTATTTGCTCTGGATCGAATACGGACGGGCACTTGAACGTGCCGGAGAGCCGGACCGTGCCTCGCAGGCGTTTGATCGGGCGGCCGAGCTTGCACCGAGCTATTCCGCCGTGGCCTGGGCACGGGGCAATTTTCTTGTTCGGCAGGGCAGAGCCGATGCGGGCTTTTTGGAGATCAGGCGGGCGGTGAAGGGTAATTCGAGCTACGCCACGGCCGCGGCCCAGCTTGCGTGGGTAACGGCGGGGCTCGACGTAGAACGTGCTATTCAGCTCGCCGGAGGTGAGCCTGCACTCTCTGCAGCACTTGCTCTCGTGGTCGCCCGCTCGGGAAATTTGGACGCGGCGGTCAGGCTTTGGCAGGCGGTTCCAGCCGACCAGCGAAAAGTCGAAACGAAGGACATCGGCCTTCAACTCGCGCGACTTTTTCTCGACAAAATGCGCGTTCGGGACGCTCGAAATTTTGAGGCAGAGGCTCTCGGTAAAGAGCCTTCCCGCACCTTCGGTCAGCCAACTGACCCGGGGTTCGAGGAGTTTGTTGGGACAGAAAACACCGCACTATTCGCGTGGAAGATCGGCGGCGGGACCAATCCATCGATCAATCTTTTTGATACCGTAAAGCGATCGGGGCGGTTCAGCCTTTTTCTGCGATTCGCGGGTGCCGGAGATCAACAATCGCTGCGTCAGCTCTCACAGACGGTCGCGGTAGAGCCGGGCGTTTCGTACCGCTTTAAGTACCACTATCGAGCGGAGCTTACAACGAACCCGGAAATTCGCTGGTCGGTCGCGGCAATATCAACAAAAGCGTTACTCGGGACTGGGCCGCCGCTAAATTCGAGTACTGAATGGGCAGAAGGCGGGTTTCGGTTCACCGTGCCTGGCGATACCGATGGAGTAGTTATCACCTTGAGCCGCGATGCATGCACCGGTACGCCGTGCAGAACCGAAGGCAATCTTTGGCTCGACGATGTGGAACTAATACGCGAAAACTAAGCTAACGATCAATGAACTCGCTGGCAAACTCAGAGGTCTTGGATTCACGCTCTTCGCAGGCGGTATTTCTTTTGCTGCTCGCCGTGCCTATTCTCGCGACCATCTTCTACGGAGCGGTGGACCAGGCGGCTCAGGGCCTGCTCGCACTTGCGAGCGTCGTTATCCTTCTTCTCTGGGCAGTAAGCAGTTTCAAGCATGGAAGCATCATTTATTCGCAGAATTGGCTTCAAGTCCCGCTGCTCGCCCTGATTGTTTTGGGGCTGATCCAGTTGATCCCGTTTGGTAATTCCGGAGCACCGCCGGGCGTGATGTCGGTAAGTCCGTCGTCGGCCCTTTCTTACGATCCCTTTGCAACGCGGATGTTCATCATTCGAATTGTTGCCTTGCTGATATTCTTTTCAGCGGCCCTGATCTTTCTTCGCAGCTCGCGACGAATTCGGGCCGCGGCAAGAACAATTATCGTCTTTGGTGCGTTGATGGCATTTGTCGGGACGCTGCAATGGCTCGCAAAGCCTGACGCAATTTACGGCCTTCGGCCGACGCCGCAGGCGATCCCATTTGGTTCTTTCGTGAATCAACATCATTTCGCGGCGTTCATGGAAATGACCATCGGGCTCGGACTTGGCGTGGCCTTCGGCGGCGGAACGAAAAGAAGTATGTTGCCGCTGATCGGCACCGGCCTGGTACTGATGCTGATCGCCATAGTGCTTACAGGGTCACGCGGCGGCGTTCTTAGCACCGGTGTTGTATTCATCACAGCACTTGCGGCTACTTATTTTTCTAGGAGACGGGTAAAGGACAAAGAAGGCGTTTCGAATGCCCGCCGAGTGACTTTGATCGGGCTTGTAGCAACCTCTTTGGGGGCGGTGCTGCTTCTTACAATAGTGATAGCGATCGGTGGGGCAGACAACCTTCTCCGAGGCATCGGATTCGGAACGGCTTCAGAAGACCCGACCAGCGGACGGCTTCATTTTTGGAGCGCCGCACTTGAGATCTTTCAGGCGAATCCTCTGATCGGTGCGGGGCTTGATGCATTCGGGAATGCCTTTCCCCTTTATGATTCGAGAAACGGCCTGTTTCGGGTAGAGCAGGCTCACAACGACTACCTGCAAATGCTTGCAGATGGCGGCTTGATCGGATTTACCGCCACGGTCGTATTTATCTGGATACTCGTGAAGACGTGTGTTCGGAGTATTCGATCAGCCTCCGAAGGATTTGAGCGGTCTGTCGCTATCGGAGCATTTGCCGGGATGGTTGGCATTCTCACCCACAGTTTTGTCGATTTTCCGCTTAGGACGACCTCGAATGCCTATGTTTTTCTATTGCTAGCGGCACTTGTTGTCATTGTCGGAGATCCTACCTGGAAGCGGGACAAACTCGCAAAGCCAAAGATCTAACGAACACTGACGCTGATCAGTTTGTCTCCGCACGAAGTGGAAAAGAGCACCTGAAAAATTCCTTTGCGATCGGTCAGCGACCGGATCACGAAGTACGCTCGGCCCGAGAGCCCGGCGATCGCTGCTTCACGGCGAACCTCGACATCGTCAGGATTGCTCGAGCGAGCTTCGATAGTGCCGTCGCCGCCCTCAAAAGAAACTAGCAGGCCAATACTTCCGCCTGCTTCTCCGTCCTCTCTTCCAGGGTCTGTTCTAATTTGGGAATCGAGACTTCTTCCTTTTCGACCGGGTCCGACGCCAGTTCTCGAACTTCCGTTTTAGAAGTGGTGGCCTCTTCCTTGGCCCCAGCGGATGGGTTCTTTCGCCCAACCTCGATCACGATCGGCTCGAAAGGGCTTGAGGGCTTTCGCCGGTTCGACTTGTACCGGCTTATCACTTGCAGGGGTTTCATTGGCTTCGGCGTTCTCTGGTTTCGCAGCGGGTTTCTCGTCCGTTACATCTGCGGGCTTGTCCTCGGGTTTCTCGGCAGGTTTTTCGGCAGGCTGTTTCGCACTTCGGCCTTTGTAGGTTCGGCCTTTTCTTCGGGTTTTGTTTCAACCGGCGTTGTCGCTGCCTGTTCCGCAGGCGCCGTCGGCTTTTCTTCTGGAACTACCGGAGGCGTAGTGGGTTTCTGCTCCTCAGGCGCTTTTTCCTCTGCTTTGGTCTCGGCAGTCGCCGTTACGTCTTTCTTTTCGGTCTCCGATTCGGGGAAAGGATTCGGGCCGATCCGGGCCTCAAGGCCATCGAGTGAGCCGTTCACCTGCTGATAGACGCTCCGGATCGACGTGTATTTGAAATAATCGGGCCGGGTCTGGTCGTAGCCGGCAATGAAGTGTTCGAGAGCTTCGTCTTGCTTTCCATCTGCGGAAAGGGCTTCGCCGAGCCGCCATTTGCTCGAACGCCACCAGGCACTATCGGGCGGAAGAACGCTGATCGCACGCTGAAGCCGTACAGCCGCGTCGGCATACTTGCCCTCGCGGAAAAGAGCCCAGCCGGCGAGTTCTTCGATTCGTCCGCGCATGATTGCAGAAAGAGTTTGCCGTGGAACATCAGGTACGAGTAAGTACTCGTTACGAATAAAGGCGATGCGGCGGCTTTCGTAAAGTTCGCTGGCCATTACGGCCGCTGATGGATTCGAGACGGTAAGGGCGGTATCCGTCTGGTCTGTTGCAGAAGCGATAAGTTCGAGTGCTTTGCCGGTGCCGAGTCCTTTTTCGAGCATAAGCGACGCCGCAAAAAGCTCCCGGTGGGCCCGCATCTTGTCATCGCCGGAAATAAATCGTCCGAGTGATTCGGCATCGAGTGAACCGGAATCTTCATCGTTCAACTTATCGTAAAAAGCCGTCAGAGCCGCAAGCCTCGCCGCCCTTTCGGTATCTGAAATTGAATTTGGAGCAAAAATACTTGCACGACGCTCGTCCCTCAGAAGTTCGGGAAAGTTGTTCGCCGTTCGCCCGACGCGGCCGCCTAATCTAGTCGAGACCTCTCCGTTAGCGGCCTCAAAGACGCCGCTCATCTCCTCCGCCGCTTCACGGAAGAAACCGGCATCCATTCGAACCAAAGCTATCTCGTAATTGAGCGACGGAAAATTGCCATATTGTTTCGCTCGGGCGAGTGCCTTTTCTGCATCGAGCGGCCGATTCGACAGCGAATGTGCTCGGGCGAGAGCGATGTAGCTCCATACGTAACGCGGCTGTATCTCGATCGAATCCTCCGCAAACTCGATGGCTTTTTCGGGAAGGCCATTGGTCGCGTACCAATATGCGGCAGCCGTGAGCAAGCTAAAATTCTCAGGCGAAAGAGCGATCGCCCGGTCAAGTTCCGCCTCTGCCGCAGACCGCTCGCCAGTCTCGTAAAGGGCCATGGCCAAACCAGCTCGGGCCTGTGCGTTGTTCTCATCCGCTTCGAGAATGCCCTGATAGAGCAAGAGAGCTTCTTTGGCCTTTCCATTGGCCCGCAGAAGATCGGCAAGTTCCCGCTTGATATCGGTTGCTTCGGGATCAAGCTCCGCAGCCCTGCGCTGAGCCGACTCGGCGGCGTCAAGATCAAAATTCAAACGATGTGCGAGAGCGAGAGCTCGGAACGCGGCAGCCGCCGGCGGTTCGATCGATGAAGCCGTTTCGGATAGCCGCACCGCATCTGCGCCGTTCTCTATCGAGGTATGAAAGACAACCAGCGCCAATAACCGATCGACCCTGTCGCCAGCGTGTGCCTCCAGCAAGCGAGCTGTTTCAAGAGCCGCATTTGCTTCAGACTTGAGCAACAGGCTGCCCGGGATGCGGATAAGAATTTCGGCGAATAAGCGATCCGATGCCGGGGACGGAGTTTCCGCTATCGATTCGCGAAATAGTTCAATCGCGGCCTCTTTCTCTCCTGATTCGTACGCCTGATCAGCGAGAGCGGCTCGAGATGCGGCGGCAAGTTCGAGGGCCTGTATACGGAGTTCGGGTTCGAGCCCTTCTTCTTTTGCAAACGCGCTGAGTGCTTCGATCCGTTCCTTTAGATCGGTGATCGACGCGATACCAGCCAACCGCTCGCTCGCAGGTGGCGTTGGAGCGGGAGAAGGTGTCGGGCTCGGTTTCGTAGTTGGGCCTTGGATGTCGGAGCTCGACTCCATGTTTACAACGCTCAAAGCGGTCTGCCGCTCGGCATACGCAACACCACCGATCGACAGCAAAAGAAGTAATACTGAGAAACGCTTCATATAAATCGCCGCTTAAGCTTCCGATTCTATCACGGAATTGCCTTTGTCCTTCGACCGCTTTATGCTCAGGATGTCGTGAATGAACTCGATATCGAATGGGAAACCCGTATCGCCGCCGCCATGGAAACTGCAATGAATGCAGGCCGCGGAGAGGTCGCTGACTACCTGAGATTACGGAGTGCTAACGACGCGATCCGTCGCGAGGGCATCGATTGGCTCGCCCAGGCTTTTATCCGGCTTGCGACGAGCCGGGAAAGTGAGTCCATCGGGATCACGGTCGAACGACTCGATGGCCACAGATTCTCGCTCGGCCGAACAAATCTCACCGGAATACTGATCGAGATCAAACACGGCTTTAGATGCCTGAGCGTCGAGGCTGGTTGGACACGAGCTCCGGGCGACGGGATCATGCGCGGGGGAGCACTCGCAATGGGCAGGATCAAACATTTCGGCTTTCCCAAGGCATCTGGCGAGATCTCCCTCGTGCGTAACGAAGTGTCGGTATTGTGGACGATCGCAGAGAATGGGAAGGCCGCTGGTAGGCTTGACGCGGTCGAAATTGATCGCCAGTTCAGGATGTTGAGTTGAAATGGTTGGCCTTCAGTTTCACTTTTAACGGGTTCGTAATATAATGATAGATTGCAATCATTCGTTGGGAGATATTTAATAGTGAGATCAGAGTTAGAGAAGTTGATCGAATTACAGATCACCGATACAAAAATAAGAGATTTGCGTAACACCATTGGAAACGCGGAAACCAAGCGTGCTGAACTTGAACAAGAGTTTGAACAGCACGCTTTTTCTATCCGCGAACGGCAAAATGTCCTCGCTGCTTTAAAGACAGAACAAGCAACGCTCGAAAACAGCATCGCTGAAAACCGGACACACCTTGAGCGAGCTGACCGCAACCTAAAGCACGCTCAGAACCAAAAAGAATATGAGACAGCAATGCGGGAGATCGATGCTTTCCAAAAACAGATCACCGCATTTGAGACCGAGATCGTCGAAAAACAGGTCGCGATCGAAGAGGTCGAAAAGGAACTTGCAGAGCGAGCAGACGAGATAAATACGCTTGACTCGAAGCGGGACGAGGCCTTTGCGGAGTTCGATAAGGAAATAGAGAAGGCTCACGCTGAATTACGAGTGGCCGAGTCAGGCCGAGGCGGTGTTTTTGACACGCTCCCCGCGAATCTCGCGTCGGTTTATAACAGGCTTGTTCAGCGTAGCCGGGATGGTATCGCCGTCGCTGAAGTAGTGAATGGTTCGTGCAGTGCCTGTTTTATTTCGTTGCGTCCGCAGGTGCAGGTCGAGGTGCGGAGGATGGACAACATCATCACATGCGAGAATTGCACCCGGATCCTTTACGTACCTGCAAAACTCGAACAAAGTGAGGCCGCTGCCTGAAGCGGCCCCACCATTTCACTTAGGGTACACGCCGAAGCTCGATCCGCTGGATACCTTTCGGCATCATCGGCACAATGCCCTTGACCGCCGGTTTATCATCCACGATAAGGATCTCGTGTTCGAGCACCTCACCGCGAAGCTTTAGCGTGTAGACCATCACCGTGGCATCATTCTTAAATGTCACAACAAAAGCATCGCCTATTACCCGTCCGGCTAGCCTAACACCGCCGCCCTCGTCAATGTATAGGTCATCCACACCGGTTCCGCGGCATAATTTGTAGTCCTTCAGGCTTTTGATAGTGCTGCCTTCCATGTAGGTCGTCTTCCACATAGTGCATTGGCCATCGGCCGTCGGATAAGGCCCGATCTCCATCGTCACTTCAGTCGCCGGAGCATCCGGTTTCGCTGGCAGCACCTTGAGCTGGCCTTTCCATGTCCCTTGCCATTTTGCCATCATCGGCTTCGGCTCGACCGGTAAATTCCTCACATATTTGTCATACCAGGCAAGGTAACGCTCATATCGGTCCCGTACGTAGCTCGGCCTTTGGATGCCGTGATTCTCGTTGGGATAAATGATCAGCTGCGTATCCACGCCGAGGCTCCGCAGGGCCTGATACATCTGCTCGCTGCCTGAGATCGGAACGTTAAAATCGCGCTCACCGCCGAGATAAAGGGTCGGCGTTTTGATCTTGTTTGCCTTTAGCAAAGGGTAGCCGAGCTTCTGGTAAGTTTCCCACGACCTTGGTTCCCACGGGGGGCCGATCTCATTATCGTACTGAATGATGTATTGGTCCGCTCCATAGTATGAAACGGTAAATGCAGTGCCGGCACCGCTTGTTCCGGCCTTGAACCGCGTGTCGCTGGCGATCAGATAATTTGTAAGGATGCCACCATAGCTCCACCCGCCGAGGCCGAGTTTATCAGGATCGGCAACACCGATCTTGATCGCATGATCGACGCCCGCGAGCAGGTCGACGACCTCATAATTTCCCCAGTCTGCCGCAATAGCACGCGAAAATGCCTTTCCACGTCCTGAACTCCCAC comes from Acidobacteriota bacterium and encodes:
- a CDS encoding glycosyl transferase translates to MLGGVAIFAAVVLVDLLIVPLSTDSLVILSASTFLFLVGHLDDQLNIKPYQKLIGQLIGASIVVGFGMRLPLTGMELVDIWITVFWLVGITNAINLLDNMDGLAAGIAAIAAISLAYGLAANGQTAEAALVAVFVGALAGFLVFNFNPASIFMGDSGSMFVGFFLASSVLLSDTGGRSRGILTILAVPVLILFVPIFDTTFVTLLRKLWGRKASQGGRDHTSHRLVALGLTERSAVLMLWAFAVAAGILALLVSQLSTSQSLALIAVFTIVLTIIGVYLSKVKVYDERQEELASQNNAVFAFLVDVSYKRRVFEVFLDAILITLSYYAAYVLIFGSFETSGNWDLFIQSLPLLVVLKLFAFLAFGVYRGLWRYTSISDLFTFAKGVIAGSAFSVLAVLLLYRFEGYSRAVFVLDAIVLLSAVVGSRLAFRLIREVLPVPHSNEGRRALIYGAGDGGEMVLRELRNNAELGYIPVGFIDDDDRKHGKVISSLKVFNADESLTEICENLNVEEIVISFRDPDAERLMAIREFCRDNNIALKRAHLRIDPVEFE
- a CDS encoding tetratricopeptide repeat protein — its product is MHSLPLDSLFKKLAAAAGVFAISVFLLLGLNWGVSNSAATRAESRELADALVGWSSLDPQTHFASAVFAARDLSEEAKKASLAGFENAVALAPRNYLLWIEYGRALERAGEPDRASQAFDRAAELAPSYSAVAWARGNFLVRQGRADAGFLEIRRAVKGNSSYATAAAQLAWVTAGLDVERAIQLAGGEPALSAALALVVARSGNLDAAVRLWQAVPADQRKVETKDIGLQLARLFLDKMRVRDARNFEAEALGKEPSRTFGQPTDPGFEEFVGTENTALFAWKIGGGTNPSINLFDTVKRSGRFSLFLRFAGAGDQQSLRQLSQTVAVEPGVSYRFKYHYRAELTTNPEIRWSVAAISTKALLGTGPPLNSSTEWAEGGFRFTVPGDTDGVVITLSRDACTGTPCRTEGNLWLDDVELIREN
- a CDS encoding O-antigen ligase family protein, with the protein product MNSLANSEVLDSRSSQAVFLLLLAVPILATIFYGAVDQAAQGLLALASVVILLLWAVSSFKHGSIIYSQNWLQVPLLALIVLGLIQLIPFGNSGAPPGVMSVSPSSALSYDPFATRMFIIRIVALLIFFSAALIFLRSSRRIRAAARTIIVFGALMAFVGTLQWLAKPDAIYGLRPTPQAIPFGSFVNQHHFAAFMEMTIGLGLGVAFGGGTKRSMLPLIGTGLVLMLIAIVLTGSRGGVLSTGVVFITALAATYFSRRRVKDKEGVSNARRVTLIGLVATSLGAVLLLTIVIAIGGADNLLRGIGFGTASEDPTSGRLHFWSAALEIFQANPLIGAGLDAFGNAFPLYDSRNGLFRVEQAHNDYLQMLADGGLIGFTATVVFIWILVKTCVRSIRSASEGFERSVAIGAFAGMVGILTHSFVDFPLRTTSNAYVFLLLAALVVIVGDPTWKRDKLAKPKI
- a CDS encoding tetratricopeptide repeat protein, translated to MKRFSVLLLLLSIGGVAYAERQTALSVVNMESSSDIQGPTTKPSPTPSPAPTPPASERLAGIASITDLKERIEALSAFAKEEGLEPELRIQALELAAASRAALADQAYESGEKEAAIELFRESIAETPSPASDRLFAEILIRIPGSLLLKSEANAALETARLLEAHAGDRVDRLLALVVFHTSIENGADAVRLSETASSIEPPAAAAFRALALAHRLNFDLDAAESAQRRAAELDPEATDIKRELADLLRANGKAKEALLLYQGILEADENNAQARAGLAMALYETGERSAAEAELDRAIALSPENFSLLTAAAYWYATNGLPEKAIEFAEDSIEIQPRYVWSYIALARAHSLSNRPLDAEKALARAKQYGNFPSLNYEIALVRMDAGFFREAAEEMSGVFEAANGEVSTRLGGRVGRTANNFPELLRDERRASIFAPNSISDTERAARLAALTAFYDKLNDEDSGSLDAESLGRFISGDDKMRAHRELFAASLMLEKGLGTGKALELIASATDQTDTALTVSNPSAAVMASELYESRRIAFIRNEYLLVPDVPRQTLSAIMRGRIEELAGWALFREGKYADAAVRLQRAISVLPPDSAWWRSSKWRLGEALSADGKQDEALEHFIAGYDQTRPDYFKYTSIRSVYQQVNGSLDGLEARIGPNPFPESETEKKDVTATAETKAEEKAPEEQKPTTPPVVPEEKPTAPAEQAATTPVETKPEEKAEPTKAEVRNSLPKNLPRNPRTSPQM